In Anoplopoma fimbria isolate UVic2021 breed Golden Eagle Sablefish chromosome 12, Afim_UVic_2022, whole genome shotgun sequence, one DNA window encodes the following:
- the LOC129099816 gene encoding helicase ARIP4-like isoform X3: MDQSHSAPFSSENEAQGGDSAAWQCTPPPSTSPSGESAAHPPPSQPESRSRSRPASQSPTPPAALTGTKKRSSKPAHMRRNIRKLLREHQLEAGTKAAQQDELERRLRLEQQSKQDFPVPLLPEYTTGDVPKHVSSSSAASTASQQKVKSVRQEVICLDSSSTGISEDDSKTNEPASASAERSHKTDVIDLSSGEDDTIVQVSTIEEEGSEQSCEHANDTLNQPDPQGRVLVNLSHPTAEKDIFLLPQLARAVKPHQIGGIRFLYDNLVESVERFGSSSGFGCILAHSMGLGKTLQVISFIDVLFRHTQAHTVLAIVPVNTLQNWLSEFNMWVPPPEALPPDIDPELVTPRAFKVHILNDEHKNTATRAKVVEDWAQEGGVLLMGYEMYRLLSLKKSFVAGRKKKSKKTTGPVVIDLDEEDRQQELLTGIEKALARPGPDVVICDEGHRIKNCHASTSQALKNIQTRRRVVLTGYPLQNNLIEYWCMVDFVRPDFLGTRQEFSNMFERPILNGQCVDSTPQDVQLMRYRSHVLHSLLEGFVERRGHDVLKDQLPSKEEHVILVRLSPLQRALYTEFMNRFREAGNSGWLSLNPLKAFCVCCKIWNHPDVLYEALQKENLASDQDLDLDDITSTGLARCPTAPSQKPKPLENPNPIGGLSLNQLQEKANQVITYEWAKDILYDYKPGILENSAKMVLLFHLMEESVRKGDKILVFSQSLSTLTVIEDFLAKRPVPPSPNKSSKDRPNQNWVRNLNYYRLDGSTTASERERLINQFNDPSNTSVWVFLLSTRAGCLGVNLIGANRVVVFDASWNPCHDAQAVCRVYRYGQRKPCHIYRLVCDFTLEKKIYDRQISKQGMSDRVVDDLNPVLNFTRREVESLLHFVEEEPDPSQVQLQPHDSMESVLRKALHLYPRQITKQPFPHESLLIDRRELKLTKAEKKAAKKGYEEEKRASVPYTRPSYAHYYPASDQSLTNIPAFSQRNWRPPPRSEEKPVASVRPVQSTPVPMMPRQATAKSDPSNDSSGSSIGGFPVNCLQKAGVFVQRIVTTTDIVIPGTNSSTDVQARITAGESIHVIRGTKGTYIRSSDGRIFAIRAANKAKTAEERTTAPPEDSQALPEEVATNGSNGCLSPDRKQQPPPLSPDSPEIISELQRYTGGTAAGTALASGSPPERTAEGNVNNLPSTKLAQTNGSSFATGNRSHHDASVTNVIQPDMDATSAQDLRTGSKRKASTLSPDELPSKQPSAGKHSSAPLATQGFPFSGGYGLPPLALNPAMLGGSLGHPLFMGAGSPYFQPPHAQLRDPSYMYPDLYGFGRASTVPTSSSSSSCSTTTTAAAVSSSSSSSASLQAASSVPGALPPFMLSPSMVGMAGMLSPGFPLSYSHSLASLYTGSMLPGGLPGPAATPGPAGASFLSQYPPTAASSSSSSSPSSFSPSARSEGRRGTVLMNGGNVSSGSSSDDDDDVIEVRGQ; encoded by the exons ATGG ACCAGTCCCACAGCGCCCCCTTCAGCTCCGAGAATGAGGCTCAGGGAGGCGACTCGGCCGCATGGCAGTGTACCCCTCCCCCATCTACCTCACCTTCGGGGGAATCCGCGgcccatcctcctccctcccagccTGAGTCCAGATCCCGCTCAAGGCCGGCCAGCCAAAGCCCCACCCCTCCCGCCGCCCTGACAGGAACCAAGAAAAGGAGCTCCAAACCGGCACACATGAGACGCAACATCAG gAAGCTACTGAGGGAGCATCAGTTGGAGGCAGGGACCAAAGCCGCCCAGCAGGACGAGTTGGAGAGAAGGCTACGTCTGGAGCAGCAGAGCAAACAGGATTTCCCCGTACCACTGCTGCCTGAATACACAACTG GTGATGTGCCAAAGCATGTGTCGTCGTCATCGGCGGCATCAACAGCGTCGCAGCAGAAAGTGAAGTCGGTCCGACAGGAAGTGATCTGCCTGGACTCCAGCAGCACCGGCATCAGCGAGGACGACAGCAAGACTAACGAACCCGCCTCCGCTTCCGCAGAGCGCTCGCACAAAACAg ATGTGATAGATCTGAGCTCGGGCGAAGACGACACCATCGTCCAAGTCAGCACCATCGAGGAAGAAGGGAGCGAGCAGAGCTGCGAGCACGCCAATGACACCCTTAACCAACCGGACCCTCAGGGCAGGGTGCTGGTCAACTTGAGCCATCCGACTGCTGAAAAGGACATTTTCCTGTTGCCTCAGCTGGCGCGAGCAGTCAAACCTCACCAG ATCGGTGGGATTCGTTTCCTGTACGACAACCTTGTGGAGTCGGTGGAGCGCTTCGGAAGCAGCAGCGGGTTCGGCTGCATCCTGGCTCACAGCATGGGCCTGGGCAAAACGCTGCAGGTCATCTCCTTCATCGACGTCCTGTTCAGACACACCCAGGCTCACACCGTCCTCGCCATCGTACCT GTGAACACGCTGCAGAACTGGCTGTCAGAGTTCAACATGTGGGTCCCTCCCCCGGAGGCCTTACCTCCAGATATCGACCCGGAACTGGTGACTCCTCGTGCCTTTAAGGTTCACATCCTCAACGACGAACACAA GAACACAGCAACCAGGGCCAAGGTGGTGGAGGATTGGGCTCAGGAAGGAGGGGTGCTGCTGATGGGCTACGAGATGTACCGCCTCCTGTCGCTGAAAAAGAGCTTTGTGGCtgggaggaaaaagaagagcaaGAAAACCACCGGACCTGTCGTCATCGACCTGGATGAAGAGGACAGGCAGCAGGAACTGCTCACAG GTATCGAGAAAGCCTTGGCCCGGCCCGGTCCAGATGTGGTGATTTGTGACGAAGGCCATCGCATCAAGAACTGCCACGCCAGCACGTCGCAGGCTCTGAAGAACATCCAAACCAGACGCCGCGTGGTGCTGACCGGCTATCCGCTCCAGAACAACCTGATCGAGTACTGGTGCATGGTCGACTTTGTCCGACCCGACTTCCTAG GTACCCGACAGGAGTTCAGTAACATGTTTGAGCGTCCCATTCTGAACGGGCAGTGTGTGGACAGCACGCCTCAGGACGTCCAGCTGATGAGGTACAGGAGCCACGTCCTGCACAGCCTGCTGGAGGGCTTCGTagagag GCGAGGTCATGACGTCCTGAAGGACCAGCTGCCCTCCAAAGAGGAACATGTGATCCTGGTGCGTCTGTCCCCCCTGCAGAGGGCGCTCTACACAGAGTTCATGAACCGGTTCAGAGAGGCAGGAAACTCCGGCTGGCTCAGCCTCAACCCGCTGAAGGCTTTCTGCGTCTGCTgcaag ATTTGGAACCATCCAGACGTGCTGTATGAGGCCTTACAGAAGGAGAACCTGGCCAGTGACCAGGACTTAGACcttgatgacatcacttccACAGGTCTCGCCCGATGTCCAACCGCACCCAGTCAAAAGCCCAAGCCCCTTGAGAACCCCAACCCCATTGGTGGACTCAGTCTTAACCAGCTGCAGGAGAAAGCCAATCAGGTCATCACTTACGAATGG GCGAAGGACATCCTGTATGACTACAAGCCCGGCATCCTGGAGAACTCTGCAAAAATGGTGCTGCTGTTCCATCTGATGGAGGAGAGCGTCAGGAAGGGAGACAAAATCCTCGTCTTCAG TCAGAGTCTGTCCACACTGACAGTGATTGAGGATTTTCTGGCTAAGAGACCCGTGCCTCCATCGCCCAACAAGTCGAGCAAGGACAGACCCAACCAGAACTGGGTCCGAAACCTCAACTACTACA GACTGGATGGAAGCACAACggcctcagagagagagaggcttatAAACCAGTTCAACGATCCATCCAACACCTCAGTGTGGGTTTTCCTGCTGTCAACTag GGCTGGTTGTCTAGGAGTAAACCTGATCGGGGCGAACCGCGTGGTGGTGTTCGACGCCTCCTGGAACCCGTGCCATGACGCCCAGGCCGTGTGCCGCGTCTACCGCTATGGTCAGAGGAAGCCGTGTCATATATACCGGCTGGTGTGCGACTTCACGCTGGAGAAGAAGATCTATGACCGCCAGATCTCTAAACAGGGCATGTCAG ACCGGGTGGTGGATGACCTGAACCCTGTGCTGAACTTCACCAGAAGGGAAGTGGAGTCTCTCCTTCACTTCGTGGAGGAGGAGCCGGACCCCTCCCAGGTCCAGCTGCAGCCCCACGACAGCATGGAGAGCGTCCTCCGGAAGGCTCTGCACCTCTATCCCCGACAGATTACTAAG CAACCATTCCCCCACGAGTCCCTGCTGATAGACCGCAGGGAGCTGAAGCTGACCAAGGCGGAGAAGAAAGCAGCAAAGAAAGGTTacgaagaggagaagagggcaTCTGTGCCATACACCCGCCCTTCCTACGCCCACTACTACCCTGCCAGCGACCAGAGCCTCACCAACATCCCCGCCTTCAGTCAGAGAAACTG GCGCCCACCTCCTCGATCTGAAGAGAAGCCAGTCGCCAGTGTCAGGCCAGTCCAGTCAACTCCAGTTCCCATGATGCCTCGGCAGGCGACTGCAAAGTCAGATCCAAGCAACGACTCATCTGGATCCAGCATCGGAGGCTTTCCTGTCAACTGCCTGCAAAAAGCCGGGGTGTTTGTACAGAGGATCGTCACCACTACTG ACATAGTAATTCCAGGCACCAACAGCTCAACTGATGTCCAGGCCAGGATCACCGCTGGAGAGAGCATCCACGTCATCAGGGGCACCAAAG GGACCTACATCAGGTCGTCTGATGGTCGAATCTTTGCCATCAGAGCGGCTAATAAGGCCAAGACTGCAGAGGAGAGAACGACAGCGCCACCCGAAG ACTCTCAGGCCCTACCAGAGGAAGTGGCAACCAATGGCAGCAACGGTTGcctgtcgcctgacaggaagcagcagcCCCCACCTCTTTCACCTGACAGCCCGGAGATCATCAGCGAGTTGCAGCGCTACACGGGTGGCACAGCAGCCGGCACCGCCTTAGCCTCCGGATCTCCACCAGAGAGGACAGCGGAGGGCAACGTGAACAACCTGCCTTCCACCAAACTGGCTCAGACCAATGGGAGCAGTTTTGCAACTGGCAATCGGAGCCACCATGATGCCTCTGTGACTAATGTAATCCAGCCCGACATGGATGCCACTTCAGCCCAAGACCTTAGAACAGGCTCCAAGCGTAAAGCCTCCACCCTGTCCCCGGATGAGCTGCCCAGTAAGCAGCCCTCTGCAGGCAAACACTCCTCAGCCCCTCTGGCCACACAAGGCTTCCCCTTCAGCGGGGGCTACGGCCTCCCTCCTCTGGCTCTCAACCCTGCCATGTTGGGTGGGTCACTGGGGCACCCTCTCTTCATGGGGGCAGGCTCGCCTTACTTCCAGCCCCCCCACGCTCAGCTGAGGGACCCCAGTTACATGTACCCAGACCTGTACGGCTTCGGCAGAGCCAGCACAgtccccacctcctcctcctcctcctcctgctccacaACAACCACCGCGGCTGCCGTCTCAtcgtcctcatcctcttctGCATCGCTCCAAGCTGCCAGTTCAGTCCCAGGAGCCCTGCCGCCGTTCATGCTGAGCCCCAGCATGGTGGGCATGGCTGGGATGCTCTCGCCAGGCTTCCCTCTCTCCTACAGTCATTCTCTGGCTAGCCTCTACACGGGGTCGATGCTCCCCGGTGGGCTGCCGGGTCCAGCCGCCACCCCTGGACCAGCTGGAGCCAGCTTCCTCTCCCAGTACCCTCCCACTGCTGCCTCCagttcctcctcatcttctccgTCCTCCTTCTCCCCTTCAGCGCGGTCTGAGGGCCGCCGGGGCACGGTGCTGATGAACGGCGGGAATGTGAGCAGTGGCAGCAGCTcggatgatgacgatgatgtgATTGAGGTGAGGGGACAGTGA
- the LOC129099816 gene encoding helicase ARIP4-like isoform X1, with protein MSAEEEERLNGRKLAREICYISDEDEDNYGDDEDEWIPDQSHSAPFSSENEAQGGDSAAWQCTPPPSTSPSGESAAHPPPSQPESRSRSRPASQSPTPPAALTGTKKRSSKPAHMRRNIRKLLREHQLEAGTKAAQQDELERRLRLEQQSKQDFPVPLLPEYTTGDVPKHVSSSSAASTASQQKVKSVRQEVICLDSSSTGISEDDSKTNEPASASAERSHKTDVIDLSSGEDDTIVQVSTIEEEGSEQSCEHANDTLNQPDPQGRVLVNLSHPTAEKDIFLLPQLARAVKPHQIGGIRFLYDNLVESVERFGSSSGFGCILAHSMGLGKTLQVISFIDVLFRHTQAHTVLAIVPVNTLQNWLSEFNMWVPPPEALPPDIDPELVTPRAFKVHILNDEHKNTATRAKVVEDWAQEGGVLLMGYEMYRLLSLKKSFVAGRKKKSKKTTGPVVIDLDEEDRQQELLTGIEKALARPGPDVVICDEGHRIKNCHASTSQALKNIQTRRRVVLTGYPLQNNLIEYWCMVDFVRPDFLGTRQEFSNMFERPILNGQCVDSTPQDVQLMRYRSHVLHSLLEGFVERRGHDVLKDQLPSKEEHVILVRLSPLQRALYTEFMNRFREAGNSGWLSLNPLKAFCVCCKIWNHPDVLYEALQKENLASDQDLDLDDITSTGLARCPTAPSQKPKPLENPNPIGGLSLNQLQEKANQVITYEWAKDILYDYKPGILENSAKMVLLFHLMEESVRKGDKILVFSQSLSTLTVIEDFLAKRPVPPSPNKSSKDRPNQNWVRNLNYYRLDGSTTASERERLINQFNDPSNTSVWVFLLSTRAGCLGVNLIGANRVVVFDASWNPCHDAQAVCRVYRYGQRKPCHIYRLVCDFTLEKKIYDRQISKQGMSDRVVDDLNPVLNFTRREVESLLHFVEEEPDPSQVQLQPHDSMESVLRKALHLYPRQITKQPFPHESLLIDRRELKLTKAEKKAAKKGYEEEKRASVPYTRPSYAHYYPASDQSLTNIPAFSQRNWRPPPRSEEKPVASVRPVQSTPVPMMPRQATAKSDPSNDSSGSSIGGFPVNCLQKAGVFVQRIVTTTDIVIPGTNSSTDVQARITAGESIHVIRGTKGTYIRSSDGRIFAIRAANKAKTAEERTTAPPEDSQALPEEVATNGSNGCLSPDRKQQPPPLSPDSPEIISELQRYTGGTAAGTALASGSPPERTAEGNVNNLPSTKLAQTNGSSFATGNRSHHDASVTNVIQPDMDATSAQDLRTGSKRKASTLSPDELPSKQPSAGKHSSAPLATQGFPFSGGYGLPPLALNPAMLGGSLGHPLFMGAGSPYFQPPHAQLRDPSYMYPDLYGFGRASTVPTSSSSSSCSTTTTAAAVSSSSSSSASLQAASSVPGALPPFMLSPSMVGMAGMLSPGFPLSYSHSLASLYTGSMLPGGLPGPAATPGPAGASFLSQYPPTAASSSSSSSPSSFSPSARSEGRRGTVLMNGGNVSSGSSSDDDDDVIEVRGQ; from the exons ATGTCTGCTGAAGAAGAGGAGCGTCTGAATGGGAGGAAGCTGGCGAGAGAGATCTGCTACATCAGTGATGAAGACGAGGACAACTATGGAGACGATGAGGACGAGTGGATACCTG ACCAGTCCCACAGCGCCCCCTTCAGCTCCGAGAATGAGGCTCAGGGAGGCGACTCGGCCGCATGGCAGTGTACCCCTCCCCCATCTACCTCACCTTCGGGGGAATCCGCGgcccatcctcctccctcccagccTGAGTCCAGATCCCGCTCAAGGCCGGCCAGCCAAAGCCCCACCCCTCCCGCCGCCCTGACAGGAACCAAGAAAAGGAGCTCCAAACCGGCACACATGAGACGCAACATCAG gAAGCTACTGAGGGAGCATCAGTTGGAGGCAGGGACCAAAGCCGCCCAGCAGGACGAGTTGGAGAGAAGGCTACGTCTGGAGCAGCAGAGCAAACAGGATTTCCCCGTACCACTGCTGCCTGAATACACAACTG GTGATGTGCCAAAGCATGTGTCGTCGTCATCGGCGGCATCAACAGCGTCGCAGCAGAAAGTGAAGTCGGTCCGACAGGAAGTGATCTGCCTGGACTCCAGCAGCACCGGCATCAGCGAGGACGACAGCAAGACTAACGAACCCGCCTCCGCTTCCGCAGAGCGCTCGCACAAAACAg ATGTGATAGATCTGAGCTCGGGCGAAGACGACACCATCGTCCAAGTCAGCACCATCGAGGAAGAAGGGAGCGAGCAGAGCTGCGAGCACGCCAATGACACCCTTAACCAACCGGACCCTCAGGGCAGGGTGCTGGTCAACTTGAGCCATCCGACTGCTGAAAAGGACATTTTCCTGTTGCCTCAGCTGGCGCGAGCAGTCAAACCTCACCAG ATCGGTGGGATTCGTTTCCTGTACGACAACCTTGTGGAGTCGGTGGAGCGCTTCGGAAGCAGCAGCGGGTTCGGCTGCATCCTGGCTCACAGCATGGGCCTGGGCAAAACGCTGCAGGTCATCTCCTTCATCGACGTCCTGTTCAGACACACCCAGGCTCACACCGTCCTCGCCATCGTACCT GTGAACACGCTGCAGAACTGGCTGTCAGAGTTCAACATGTGGGTCCCTCCCCCGGAGGCCTTACCTCCAGATATCGACCCGGAACTGGTGACTCCTCGTGCCTTTAAGGTTCACATCCTCAACGACGAACACAA GAACACAGCAACCAGGGCCAAGGTGGTGGAGGATTGGGCTCAGGAAGGAGGGGTGCTGCTGATGGGCTACGAGATGTACCGCCTCCTGTCGCTGAAAAAGAGCTTTGTGGCtgggaggaaaaagaagagcaaGAAAACCACCGGACCTGTCGTCATCGACCTGGATGAAGAGGACAGGCAGCAGGAACTGCTCACAG GTATCGAGAAAGCCTTGGCCCGGCCCGGTCCAGATGTGGTGATTTGTGACGAAGGCCATCGCATCAAGAACTGCCACGCCAGCACGTCGCAGGCTCTGAAGAACATCCAAACCAGACGCCGCGTGGTGCTGACCGGCTATCCGCTCCAGAACAACCTGATCGAGTACTGGTGCATGGTCGACTTTGTCCGACCCGACTTCCTAG GTACCCGACAGGAGTTCAGTAACATGTTTGAGCGTCCCATTCTGAACGGGCAGTGTGTGGACAGCACGCCTCAGGACGTCCAGCTGATGAGGTACAGGAGCCACGTCCTGCACAGCCTGCTGGAGGGCTTCGTagagag GCGAGGTCATGACGTCCTGAAGGACCAGCTGCCCTCCAAAGAGGAACATGTGATCCTGGTGCGTCTGTCCCCCCTGCAGAGGGCGCTCTACACAGAGTTCATGAACCGGTTCAGAGAGGCAGGAAACTCCGGCTGGCTCAGCCTCAACCCGCTGAAGGCTTTCTGCGTCTGCTgcaag ATTTGGAACCATCCAGACGTGCTGTATGAGGCCTTACAGAAGGAGAACCTGGCCAGTGACCAGGACTTAGACcttgatgacatcacttccACAGGTCTCGCCCGATGTCCAACCGCACCCAGTCAAAAGCCCAAGCCCCTTGAGAACCCCAACCCCATTGGTGGACTCAGTCTTAACCAGCTGCAGGAGAAAGCCAATCAGGTCATCACTTACGAATGG GCGAAGGACATCCTGTATGACTACAAGCCCGGCATCCTGGAGAACTCTGCAAAAATGGTGCTGCTGTTCCATCTGATGGAGGAGAGCGTCAGGAAGGGAGACAAAATCCTCGTCTTCAG TCAGAGTCTGTCCACACTGACAGTGATTGAGGATTTTCTGGCTAAGAGACCCGTGCCTCCATCGCCCAACAAGTCGAGCAAGGACAGACCCAACCAGAACTGGGTCCGAAACCTCAACTACTACA GACTGGATGGAAGCACAACggcctcagagagagagaggcttatAAACCAGTTCAACGATCCATCCAACACCTCAGTGTGGGTTTTCCTGCTGTCAACTag GGCTGGTTGTCTAGGAGTAAACCTGATCGGGGCGAACCGCGTGGTGGTGTTCGACGCCTCCTGGAACCCGTGCCATGACGCCCAGGCCGTGTGCCGCGTCTACCGCTATGGTCAGAGGAAGCCGTGTCATATATACCGGCTGGTGTGCGACTTCACGCTGGAGAAGAAGATCTATGACCGCCAGATCTCTAAACAGGGCATGTCAG ACCGGGTGGTGGATGACCTGAACCCTGTGCTGAACTTCACCAGAAGGGAAGTGGAGTCTCTCCTTCACTTCGTGGAGGAGGAGCCGGACCCCTCCCAGGTCCAGCTGCAGCCCCACGACAGCATGGAGAGCGTCCTCCGGAAGGCTCTGCACCTCTATCCCCGACAGATTACTAAG CAACCATTCCCCCACGAGTCCCTGCTGATAGACCGCAGGGAGCTGAAGCTGACCAAGGCGGAGAAGAAAGCAGCAAAGAAAGGTTacgaagaggagaagagggcaTCTGTGCCATACACCCGCCCTTCCTACGCCCACTACTACCCTGCCAGCGACCAGAGCCTCACCAACATCCCCGCCTTCAGTCAGAGAAACTG GCGCCCACCTCCTCGATCTGAAGAGAAGCCAGTCGCCAGTGTCAGGCCAGTCCAGTCAACTCCAGTTCCCATGATGCCTCGGCAGGCGACTGCAAAGTCAGATCCAAGCAACGACTCATCTGGATCCAGCATCGGAGGCTTTCCTGTCAACTGCCTGCAAAAAGCCGGGGTGTTTGTACAGAGGATCGTCACCACTACTG ACATAGTAATTCCAGGCACCAACAGCTCAACTGATGTCCAGGCCAGGATCACCGCTGGAGAGAGCATCCACGTCATCAGGGGCACCAAAG GGACCTACATCAGGTCGTCTGATGGTCGAATCTTTGCCATCAGAGCGGCTAATAAGGCCAAGACTGCAGAGGAGAGAACGACAGCGCCACCCGAAG ACTCTCAGGCCCTACCAGAGGAAGTGGCAACCAATGGCAGCAACGGTTGcctgtcgcctgacaggaagcagcagcCCCCACCTCTTTCACCTGACAGCCCGGAGATCATCAGCGAGTTGCAGCGCTACACGGGTGGCACAGCAGCCGGCACCGCCTTAGCCTCCGGATCTCCACCAGAGAGGACAGCGGAGGGCAACGTGAACAACCTGCCTTCCACCAAACTGGCTCAGACCAATGGGAGCAGTTTTGCAACTGGCAATCGGAGCCACCATGATGCCTCTGTGACTAATGTAATCCAGCCCGACATGGATGCCACTTCAGCCCAAGACCTTAGAACAGGCTCCAAGCGTAAAGCCTCCACCCTGTCCCCGGATGAGCTGCCCAGTAAGCAGCCCTCTGCAGGCAAACACTCCTCAGCCCCTCTGGCCACACAAGGCTTCCCCTTCAGCGGGGGCTACGGCCTCCCTCCTCTGGCTCTCAACCCTGCCATGTTGGGTGGGTCACTGGGGCACCCTCTCTTCATGGGGGCAGGCTCGCCTTACTTCCAGCCCCCCCACGCTCAGCTGAGGGACCCCAGTTACATGTACCCAGACCTGTACGGCTTCGGCAGAGCCAGCACAgtccccacctcctcctcctcctcctcctgctccacaACAACCACCGCGGCTGCCGTCTCAtcgtcctcatcctcttctGCATCGCTCCAAGCTGCCAGTTCAGTCCCAGGAGCCCTGCCGCCGTTCATGCTGAGCCCCAGCATGGTGGGCATGGCTGGGATGCTCTCGCCAGGCTTCCCTCTCTCCTACAGTCATTCTCTGGCTAGCCTCTACACGGGGTCGATGCTCCCCGGTGGGCTGCCGGGTCCAGCCGCCACCCCTGGACCAGCTGGAGCCAGCTTCCTCTCCCAGTACCCTCCCACTGCTGCCTCCagttcctcctcatcttctccgTCCTCCTTCTCCCCTTCAGCGCGGTCTGAGGGCCGCCGGGGCACGGTGCTGATGAACGGCGGGAATGTGAGCAGTGGCAGCAGCTcggatgatgacgatgatgtgATTGAGGTGAGGGGACAGTGA